In a genomic window of Tripterygium wilfordii isolate XIE 37 chromosome 8, ASM1340144v1, whole genome shotgun sequence:
- the LOC120003426 gene encoding GDP-mannose transporter GONST3-like — protein MSNDEENPKLGETNKSPEFSSSANDNQATWYNGLLQQASVYGVAAGYCISASLLSIINKWAVMKFPYPGALTALQYFTSAAGVLIFGWLKFIEYDRLDLLTMWRFVPAAVIFYLSLFTNSELLLHANVDTFIVFRSAVPIFVAIGESLFLHQPWPLMKTWISLATIFGGSVLYVLTDYQFTFMAYSWALAYLASMSIDFVYIKHVVMTIGLNTWGLVLYNNLEALLLFPMELLIMGEFNKIKHDIADESDWYSFQVILPVALSCIFGLAISFFGFSCRRAISATGFTVLGIVNKLLTVVINLVIWDKHSTLVGTVGLLICTFGGIMYQQSTSNKPKAVKEAKMQEIEEEQHKLLEMQSDINSQNSCNNDNNKKEVDESGTDKMHVNLTPT, from the coding sequence ATGTCTAATGATGAGGAGAATCCTAAACTTGGTGAGACCAATAAAAGTCCAGAATTTTCTTCTTCCGCGAATGATAATCAAGCAACATGGTATAATGGCTTGCTCCAGCAAGCTTCGGTCTATGGCGTTGCTGCTGGATACTGCATTTCAGCATCTTTGCTCTCCATAATTAACAAATGGGCTGTGATGAAATTTCCTTATCCTGGAGCCTTAACCGCACTACAGTATTTCACAAGTGCAGCAGGTGTTCTCATTTTTGGGTGGTTAAAGTTCATAGAGTATGACCGGCTTGACCTTCTGACAATGTGGCGGTTTGTACCAGCGGCTGTTATATTCTACCTTTCTCTCTTCACCAACAGCGAGCTTCTGCTTCATGCCAATGTTGATACCTTCATTGTCTTTCGTTCAGCGGTCCCAATCTTTGTTGCAATAGGGGAATCCCTCTTCTTGCACCAGCCCTGGCCATTGATGAAAACATGGATATCTCTTGCTACCATATTTGGGGGAAGTGTGCTTTACGTCTTAACAGACTACCAGTTCACTTTTATGGCTTATAGTTGGGCCTTGGCTTATCTTGCGAGCATGTCAATTGATTTCGTTTACATTAAGCACGTGGTTATGACCATTGGTTTGAACACATGGGGTCTTGTCCTTTATAACAATCTTGAGGCCCTCCTCCTGTTTCCTATGGAATTGCTTATTATGGGGGAATTCAATAAGATCAAGCATGATATTGCAGATGAGTCAGATTGGTACTCTTTTCAGGTAATTTTGCCTGTAGCCTTATCTTGTATATTTGGTTTAGCAATCTCTTTCTTTGGGTTCTCGTGCCGGAGGGCAATTTCTGCGACTGGATTTACTGTGCTTGGTATAGTGAACAAGCTACTTACAGTTGTGATAAATCTGGTTATTTGGGACAAACATTCCACGCTCGTGGGGACCGTTGGCCTTCTCATTTGTACGTTTGGTGGGATTATGTATCAGCAATCTACAAGCAACAAGCCCAAAGCTGTGAAAGAAGCGAAAATGCAAGAGATTGAGGAAGAACAACATAAGCTGCTTGAAATGCAAAGCGACATAAACAGCCAAAATAGTTGCAACAACGACAACAATAAAAAGGAAGTCGATGAATCAGGGACAGACAAGATGCATGtaaaccttacccccacataa